From the genome of Watersipora subatra chromosome 9, tzWatSuba1.1, whole genome shotgun sequence:
agctagtttaaatctttactataataagagctggtAAGCCAGTTTGAGGTTATGCATCATGACGTTACGCATCacgatctctcacgcaatcatgctAGTAGTAACAGATAGTATTTTCACAAGCGCTGCACAAGTATATGAACAATTACTCCATAGTATGGCAGTGACAACCTAGTATAGTGATTAGCTCGTGTGTTTGCAGAACTGGTGGTTTTGGGTTCAATACCAGTGCAAAGAGAATTTTTGGTTCatagatttttattgctataacaaGACAGACAGATAATAGACGACAGACAAATGCTAAGATCTATATATGTAGAAGATAATGTTTTAACAGACACCTGGTTATACAAGCCGCGAGTGTCAAAGTCTCACTGcttcaaatattgcaaattacTTTTTGTTCACAgtttactagctgtactactctgagttgctcaggtaataaaaaagtctttgcacagcaAATTGAtctgtatttaatatataacaacattttccattctaactttcaaactacatatcatgagaaaatgaaaaaatgtagttgaaataaattaagagagaaaataaaaacaactgtaaagttttcaaacttagtcaaacaaccgtaactttcaaacttaataacacgaaaaaaatgttttgttaaaaGTACAACTAGTTTTACCCACTTTACATAAGATTCGATTAATTAAACTAACCTTTATGCCCATAAATTCCTTGAGTTTTCTGTCATGATCCAATATCCTGACCAGCTCCTTCATTTCAGCATTGTGTTGCTGAAGGTCCTTATCTGCTCTCTCTTTCAGCAGAATCATCTTAGCCTGAGCTTCATCACTGGACACAAAGATTAATGCAGTTTTACCATTTACAGATACATAAGTAGAAACACGGTCTGTAAAAAATAATCGGAAATACCAACCGAGTGTCATAGGAGATTGTTGATTGGTCGATTTCTTCCGCAATCTGTCGCCTTAGAGAAGTTAGTTCTTTGTCAAGCTTTTTGTGCATTCCTTcaaatctttttctttctacCCTCAGGCTGTCTATTTCCTGTCTGAGGTCAGCATTTCCAGTTAGCATTGAGTTAAACTTCTTCAAACTCTACAATAGTTTGAATAGCCCCGATGCATTCAATTAAATATAATCTTACACCAAACTTGTGTCATTGGTACCCATCTTTACTCAttaccttataccagacaccttgccaatttacattaAAGAGCAGCActatgcaaaaagagcttttaTTTCAATACACAACTTACGGTattttactttactattttttattgctttttttgTCTTATgttctaatttgctttaaataaatttttatctatttatattactcacgtttattacaaatgacagcTTGTTTACACATGAGACCAAAATATATAACCCAGTAtacatattcaaagttttgtaatttcaattatttttaatattttctaatAATTACATGCATTTAATGAGTGTTTAAGTTTTTGTCTAAATAAAGCATTGGTTTACATATTAAAGTACTTGAACTAGTGAaagtttttcttcttttttataTAATCTATGGATTCTATGCATTGAAATTGACAGAAATGTATCAGACTAAGTAGAGTCAGAAAGTTGTTACCTAAAGATTATCTTATCTTAGAGTTATTTTATCTTAGATTAATAGTCTCTTACATGAGCTCAACAGAAAAACACTAGTTACAAAATGAAATGCCTCAAGTCTTAAATACATTCAGTTAAACAAACTAGCTTTTAATGATCTactcttaaaataaatttatttaatttagttaaaattaaaaaaacttcataAAGCTAGTAGCAAACTAGCAACTAATAATTAAGTATTTTAGTTTAAACCCAAACAAAGAGTTAAAAATAAAGGACTAACTTTGTCCAGCCTGTTCTCTAGTGTCCTGATTTCCTTCTGAGTTTTAGCGGTGTGTGCGGCGGACATATGTACACCTCCCATCATCTTGTGCTGTTCTTTGATTTTCTTTTCCCATTCCTTTTGTTCAGCAGTCAGTTTTTCTATTATATTTCTCTCTTCTTCAATCTCTCTATCTTTTTCATCTTAAAACAAAGAGAAAACTGTAAGCAAACTTTATCAAACCAAATTATTACAACTACTCATGCCAAAACAGCTATGTGCTCTGCTCTTTCAGCTAGTCATGGGGTTTTGTACTAGTTGGTCTATAAACAACAATTTACTTTACTCACAAAGTTTGTGgtttaaaatttgtgttttacAATCTAGTTTGTTAATGCTTAGGTAATATTCGACACTGGTCACTAGGTAATGCTACTAAAGTAATGTCACTTGCCACGGTGTTCTGGTTcttataaaacattaaaaatagtgAGTAATATTGCAAGTTAGCTTTTTTGTACCCATTTAAGGTGTTGAATGTAATTAACTAAACAAACTAATGACATATCAAACAGCTTAGAAGAGTTTAAATAAACATACCTCGAGCTTCAACAATAGCCTTCAGTTTGTCGGCATTGCCTTCATCGGCTACCTGATTCGATCGGCTTTCAGCTAGTCGTAAATCTTTGTGCAATTCTTTTTTTTCTCCTTCAAGTTGgtcaatttcatttttttgctTCCGAATGAGGTTTTGGGTTTCTTGTGTATAAGCTTCTCTATTAACACAAATATGATACAAAATCCTTGCCAACCTAGCTGTTGATATATTTAAATAGCATACACGTATATGCATTGTTTCAAAAAACACTATTGCTTTAAAATCATGCATTCAAAGTTATTAAAAAACGGAGAAACAAAAGGTCCACTACCTGTCTCCTTCCATAATCCTTAGTTGACGTGACAGCTTCTGCATTTCCAGCTCTGCCAATCCCTCCTCAGCATCACTGTTATCTGACTCGGGGCTTCTTGCTCGAGGCATTTTGACTGCAAGATATGTTGCATGTAACAAATAAATAGATAAGTTATAAACTATCCTACAGCTTTTATATATAGCTTCAACCTAAATAATGAGAAACGGCATGATAGTCATTATCAGTGTAGGGGACGACCACGACCACAATGCTTTAGACTCCCATTcacttttttatagttttaagcATTTATTTAGGTTTAACATaattgtttttgtaaaatataccTGCAGAGCTTACTTACTGTACTTCTGGTTTTGTGGTCAGGGATTGTGTAATACAATGTCCAACTGGCTACTTGACGAGCAAAATAGGCGAATATCAAATGTGAAGCTGTTGTGGTAGTTGCCCAGCGACATGTAACCGCTTTTAAAATATGATCACAACAGTGTGCGCGTGttgaaatatatgtattaaaatttgacatataatttaaaatgcaaaataaaacaaaaaattttcaataaataatttgcaatattatctccgTTATATCATCATAGCCGCTAAACTAATAGCGGGAAATACCAAGCTGGACATCATGGCTGATAGCGCGAAAGCCGTTTGGGATTCGTCTCTAATCGCTGAGTTGCTACCAATTTACTACAAGAAATTATTTCCTTTTACTCAATATTACCGTTGGCTGCGGTACAAGGACTCAGGTTCAAATTATTTTCGGAACAGAGAGTTTTCATTTACTTTACAAGATGATGTTTACCTAAGATTTAGAAGTTATGCCGACCAAGCTGAAATGGAAAAGGATATCAAAACCAAGTGTCCACATAAAATTGATCTTGGTGCTGTATACACTTGCTCTGTAAGTATGGGTACTTTTGGTATTATGTTAGTCATTTTGGTTGTCTTTACGTTGGTACGGTTGTAATTGTATTTTAACTTCCGTCTGCATATATGGCATTAATTAAGCAGAAGCCTATTTTATCCCGAGTACACTAGTTTATGTTTAATAACTTGATGTGGTTTAGTATGCctgtatatatttgtttatatcgCCAGGTTTAACTAAACATGTGATCAGCTGCTCCGTTTTGATTTTGCTATTTGAAGCCCAAGATGAGAGACATGGTGCGGGCTGGAGAGTTCGTAGCTCAGTACAAGGAATTGGTGTTTGATATAGATATGACAGACTATGATGACGTGAGGACTTGTTGTTCTGGAGCCAGTATCTGCCTTAAGTTAGTTTATACTTGATATCTGTAAGATAGGGGCTGTAAGATTTATTTGCAATGTTAAAGGTCGCGATATTGGTATAACTGGCTTAATTAAAGACATGAACCTGGAGACGTTAGAGGAACGTAGAACCAACTTGcgtaaatgtttgttatataaaatgatCAGAGACGCCTGTTCCGAGTCTCCAGGAGCAATATCACACAAGTTTCCTGagctttttagtaaaaataaaaatgaagatcATTGTACCACTAGAAGTCAGCGTGCCTCGCAGCCCATGAATTTAACCGCAAATAACAACAAGTACCATAATAGCTTCCTTCCGAGAACTATACGAGATATGAAACTCGGAGATATATATGTCATAcaataagcttttttattttttgtttttgaggttgTAATTTTAGTCTATACTTTTGATTGTACAAACTTGAGGCCTGCACaatatattcatatgaatatctGCAGGATCTATTTATACCGATACCGATACCGATATCCATCAGTACATTTCAACCCTTTCTcgtacacttttatgcaacatgTACCAATgctgaatttttttatcatttgtagtGGATAGATGTGACTCATCAATTCAAAAGTTACTTGTACATATAATGATATAACCATATGCTTGCGCTGTTTTTGTGAAAGTTTAGTTGGTGAATACCATCATACAACAGTCCCATTTTATTTACTTTAGCGtattaaattaaactaaaatttgataaattttgcTTTCAAAAAACTCTGCTtcatgttgtattttatttcttCTATTTGCACGGTAATTGttgtaatagtaatataacaaaatagaaaGTACGAAAAATCTCGGTATACAAACTTGATTCATTCCAATGTTTCctttgtatgttgaaaccgCCAGAGCAAATACTTTAATGGATGTGTTACGTTTAATCTGTTCTAGAGCcactcaaaatattttatgtagttatataaaatgttataacaaaaacatttcaagtaccaaattttaaaatgcaGAAAAaccaaattgttaaaaaatttaaccTCGGGTTATGGCATCCCTGTTATATACAGTTTTCGCCATACTatgtaaaacatgttttttcgtCCTCGCCATGCGATTTGTTTTTgccatatcaacaaaaatttatctctaagttcaaatttggcagtcagtgtgctgaaTACGTTGAAAAAATGAAGATGCCGCTATGCTATTCGCCTAGAACACATTTCCCTTCCAGAACCCATGAAagatgctctctctctctcagtttAGCATTCTTCGTGTTTCATAAATGTTTGATGTTTGAGTGAAACGAAAATTAGTGAAAGTTTAGTGGGTATTTTAGTGTTTAGTATAATATTTAGTATGACCTTCAATTTATTATACGTatgtaactacatatataactttaatttgttaGTCATGGATCCTAAGATTGACATTCGAGGAAGAATTAAGAAAGTGAATGTCATTGCAACGAAGCTATAGTTACTTGGTTACCTATAAGTTAATTATACAGTACATTACGTATATAAAATCTTACACTTTTTACAAAGAGGTGTGTGTTTGCATTacataattactataggtttctatacccctttaTCTGACATTTTTCCCTCatgatgccaacaccggaatGAATTAATTGATTTCATATGGGTGGCGGGAGGGGGGGGAGTGGGGGAGGGGTGCACCGTAGTATTGCTTGATCGCAGAAAGATGTGAAAAGTGTAAGCTGGGTGATAAATATGTTCCGATGTAGCAGTGGCGGTAGAAACACAACTTAGCCTGTACACGTGAGTGTttgatttttagatttttttaatgttttgtgaTATTCATTAGCCTCACTGAGAAACTTCAAAAGTCGTATGCTGTAAAACTTAATCTGCATCCCAAAAAGTTCCCTGAATTTGGTTTTGTAAGCGGTGCCCTATTGAGCTTAAATATTAGAGTGACTTATAGTATGCACTCCAATAGGTGCATTCACTACGAGTATGTACAGGTGATCTAAAACAAAGGTATACACAGCTAGTCTATTTGTTAGTGTCATATGACCTCGGAGAAGCTTATGCATGTACATGATAATCGGGACTTGTTTTCAGGACTAGTGTTTATCTAAAACTTAGAGGCACCTACAGAGCAAAAAATTTACTAGTATACATCCACAGAATTAAAATATTAGTTTCACCACGTAGCTTAACCTGAAAACTGGACTAAACCAGCTTACTCATCAGGCTGGTATAAAAAAAAAACTGCCACAATGAGTTTATATGATCAAAATGATTCGCCCATGCAGCCTTTGAGAAACAAGCTATTTCCGCAATGTAACAATGTTTGTTTACAGAATCTAATTTGGATACTAAGAGGTTACTAGGCTACCAGTGCACAACTTTTGTCAAATTTATGCAGACTCCCTTCCTTTATGTcgctatttattatttatacgaCTATAGCAGAATGCCCTGCATTgtacaggtaataaaaacagcttgtaAACATTACCTTGTGTCTGCACTACCTGTAactgtttgtaagctgttttgttacccgtgcaatgctgggcattcacctagtcagGTGTGAGCCGTGCTCGTTACATGTGACGCAACgttgttatacatattttaactgatgtaataaaTGTCTacgtatataaatctcaaagtttgtgtgcgtgtcggtttgtccagctatagctatcaaaGTATTGGAATGATTTGATCTTTTGGAACCTCCTGTTCGCCAGACGATACACTAAACCATTCAGCTACATGAGATTGATTGATTGGGCGATATGAGTGAATATCTGGGTAAAAATAGCGCTATGCGTTACGCAAAGTgattaaagcttgctctcacggctcttattagtaagttactagcttactcaaattagccattggcaatgtgtcaggctaatggcaagtgacaCGCAAATACATTACATGCCACTGTTTTattagctgttttttaatacccgtggcGGGCATTCTGCTAGTCTTCAATATTGTTGATCTTCATGCGTAGTTGAATGCAGTCTAATGGGTAAGCTCGATGCCTCAAGACCACTATGCCATCGAACCGGCTGCATAGTGGATTTGTCATCACTAaagctttattgctataactgggcaGACAAACGTAATGGCTCGCATGATAACAAGGGTTTTACATTATTCACTTCAATTTTGCATCACGTGttgaaaaatttgtattttgATGTAATCACAAGTGGATGGTTGCCTGTATAAACATCAACTTGTGACTTCTGCAAAAAAAGACATCCCTTGTCACTCAAATTTCCTAATGTTATAGTCTATCTGATATACTCAGAAAACCAATTGTTGACACATCTTACAGGTGCTGGCCGCTGATGACAATGGCTATGAGAATCATCCATAGAGCACTCACAGAAGACTTTGGTTTCAAGCATTTGCTTTGGGTGTACTCTGGTCGGAGAGGAGTCCACTGCTGGGTGTGCGATGAGAGAGCCCGTAAGCTAGGTGCAGCCGCACGAGGAGCCGTAGCCGAGTATCTCAGTCTTGTTAAGGGCGGAAACAATACGGTTAGTAATAAATTTATGAGTTATTGTCTCTAAGttgttcttttcatttttgttcattttccTACTTCAAATCTTACTGTTTTCTGGTCATGTAATCTTATCCTTTTTTATTAGCCTCGTACACATACAATTCACAACACAGCAAAGAAGACGTACATGCGATGCTCAAAGCGTTTGTGGAATTGGTGATTTGGATTACATACACCTGTAGAGTGTCTCGCTTATTCATGCTTGTTTAAAGCGTTCGCACCAGCCAATTTGGAAACCAAGTTTTTGTGGCCGATCTTTAAACGATTTTATAAGAACCATCGTCCAGATTTCTTTTGTAGGCTGACAGTGGGCGATTTTGTCACATTTGGGTAttataattttagctgatgtATTTTTAATGAGTCATGCTTTACATTTTTAGACTGTTTGCTACGGATGTTCCTCATGGACATTTTAACATGTTTACTAATTATTTAGTACTGCACAGCTTATTACTAATAATGGATAATTATAGGCAGCGATCTTTGGCTAACATAATATGCTTCAGCTATTATAGGAACTATAAGCTATTATAATTGAAGCAGAGACTTAAATTATTATACCgttgctataatagttcaacCTGAGCAATAATTCTGTTGATAGCTCCCTTCAGGGGTGTAATCAACAGAATTATTACTTGTTTTTGTCATAGCTTCACTCGCATGCACGAATGTGCAGACAAATATGGCGTTCACTTTCAATGACAATTATTGACTCGCCATGAAAGTGATTTCATTGGCTACTCAAATTGAAAATCGGCCAGCGATTTCTCTTGGTACAAAATCGGTATCGGGTTCATTTGCTCTGTTCACACAATGCGATTCTCAGTCAGTGGAGAAATCGGGTGATGTGAGCGCAGCTTTGCTTATATAGTCATAGTCTGTGAACATCTAATATGCATACAGAATAAGCCATCGAGCTTTCATCATAATTCACCTTCAGTCATAACATTTATCAGATGCTGTTCTTGTTATTGTAGAAAAAGAAAGTTGTGCTCAAGTATAACAATGTGCATCCATCGGTTCGCAAGTCACTCCAGATTATTTCTGAGTATTTTGAAGATTACGTTACAAAAAAGCAAGATTTGTTGTCAACACCAGAGAAGTTTGAAACTATCAAAGGTAGATTGTTCACTTTTGACAGTTGCAACATTTTTCTAATCACTGTTTACATGACCTAGTACACTATATAGCAGGTATAATCACTGTTTACATAGACCTAGTACACTATATAGCAGGTATAATCACTGTTTACATAGACCTAGTACACTATATAGCAGGTATAATCACTGTTTACATAGACCTAGTACATTATATAGCAGGTGTAATCACTgattatatatacctagtacaCTATATAGCAGGTATAATCACTGTTTACATAGACCTAGTACATTATATAGCAGGTGTAATCACTgattatatatacctagtacgCTATATAGCAGGCGTAATAATCACTGATTATATATACACCTAGTGCACTATATTTTAGGCTTGATCACTGATGATAAAACCCTCAAGTGTCTCAAGCAGTTGGCCGACACTGATAAACTGGGCGAAACAACTGTGCAGAGATGGGCCGGTCTTAAAGCAGCCTTCCTGTCTAGCATGAGTGAGGAGGGAGCCAAGTGTCTGGATGCTGAGCTATATGAAATGCCGCATAACGTAGGTTTCCCTCAGGATGTACTGTTACAGCGTGGGGTTTTACATGACTGTGAGGGTTCTTTGAATAGGTGAATGTTGGGTGCACCAAGCTGTTTTGTCCATGTTACAAATTACATATTTGGTATTTCTGCTTACAGGTTgtcaaatgtttcttttttaatatttttacttgATTTCAAACTGTTGAAGCTATGCATAAATtaattacagtgcaccctcaggatacaatttTCATCCGTTCTAGGGTTGCCATCATacggtgaaaaaatcgtatttaggggtatagaaaccatggTAATTATATAATGTGAACATCCCCTGgtgaaaatcgtcaaaattttctATAGAAGTGCTggacatattgaaaattattaacaaaataatgtgttaacattagtaactatagttacatacagtaacatacagtaactttattgtatttagtggttatgatctgcaacaaaatatcacattataatgtactgcagtatatacagtaaggagttcttaccttcgagccaaacgtacatataacataaatattgaattcacctcaaataagtttagcttactaaacacacacacttgaagctacgttttagcatgtatttttaactacaTGTCTTTTACTGAATTTTAACTTGTTATCACTACAATTTTATCATTTGtcagtttctgtcttcgctttcactataacatttagcggacctgtttaaaacttttttcaacctaatttggCAAAAAAGCCCTAatgatgctgttttcgtaatgaagtaGACGTTTATTAgtaggttaagagatagttgtctgaccttctgtttgaggggtcgcaactccaactttgctactggttttaaagggaaaatatcACATTAGTATTACACACAAGAATTGCTGAATTAAGAGAAATCAGTcattgtatctctttcaggcgttgtgagcATTCTTTCGACAAACAgcatttcggtgtctttgttattttggcgTACGTAATAagtacaccgactgccaaatttgaactcgggcgaATATTTCGTTGAATTTGTATGGtaaaataagattcgtatggtgaggtgaaaaaatcctCATGTTCCAGTTCGTAAGTGAAAAAAATCATGTCAGGGTAATCTTATCTTGAATGTTCACTGTACTAATATTTGTGTGATGATGGTGAAACTTTTTGTTTccaattgtttattattgttcattagtCTTTTGAGCAGCTGCAGATGTAATTCTGTGGCTAACGTTTTTGTTAAAGGTGTACTGCTTCCTGTATATTCTTACAGTATTGTACTGCTTCATGTATATTCTTTGAACAAGAAGAGGTACTATATATGGACATGTTTGTGCAGTTTAATCTGAAATGTTTAAAGCTTTATCAGTTTAAAGCTGAAATCTCTAAAATTGCGCTTTAAAATTTGTTCCAGATGAAAGAGATCATGCTGCAGTACGCCTATCCTCGACTTGATGTGAATGTATCTACTGGTGTTAACCATCTTCTCAAAAGTCCTTTTTGTATTCACCCAAAGACCGGACGTGTCTGTGTTCCAATTGATATCAACAAGGTGGAGAAATTTGATCCATTTCAGGTGAGTCGGTAATTCTCATTATAATATTGTATTCGTGGCATCAATTTAGGTCTTCTACTCCATTGTTCACAGCCACTCCACTATTCATAGCCTCTCCTTGGATTTGTCCTCTCCTTGTACTACAAAGTTTTTATGTGTACTAGTACATTGGCAGTCTGGTACGCAGTGAGAGAGTACtgtgtgtaataactatgtgcacattTATTCTCAAATACAACAAGTCGGTTGAGTCGCCTAGATAGTAGCATGCCTTGCTCATAAGCCTAATGTTTGAGTTCGAATCCCATGTGGTCAAATCTTTTTTCCACCAACTCGTAACTTTAGACTGATGGAcaaggctcttattatagtaaaaaattttaattatgtgtCTTATAATTAGCAAGACTGAAATATAAAGTAAGATGAATGCAGTGAAGTGAATACTGGGGAACCAATGCCTCTCACAGTAGGCTTTTCGAAGGTTCATCAACCGTGAGAGCTTTATTGTCAGTATGACTGTATGCGAGGCAGCTGCTAACCTGGGTAACAGATACTGTATAGCGGCAACAAAAGCCATTGGGTCTGGTTTTTAGCTTTCAGTTGCACCTTGTATGTATGTTGCTGCTTTTGTTTGTTGTAATGCTATGTTTTGGAGAAATATAGTATTGAAGAATATTtgttaaagttttaaataatcatAGAATAAAAGTCCTATAGTATattcataatataataaatctttTTAATAGCATTGAAACCTATAAGGGTTGGCTCTACAATATGTAGATTGCATTCTTGTCTTCTTttgcaaattaatttttctttttcctTATTCAAATAAACTATCCATCAATAATTCATAGAGTTGGTGCAAATCCTATTTCGGTCTTCCCAAGTTCCAAAAATCTAGTGTCGACTTTGATTTAATCTTTTAtggtaaatttttaaatatacatttcTGCATAGAcgtatttttcaaagttttaccaTCGCTAGATTTGTCAGATTCTATGTTAGTATGATAAACTTTCATAAAACTTGTTCAACACTATTATGTTATTCGCTGACCAGAAACCCGTCCATAATAAGCTGAAGTAGGCTCTTGCAGACTTTCATAGTAGTTCATAGTAGTTCAGCAGGTCTTCAGGAATGAAGGAGTTGCGACACACTGGCTGACTCTTCTCAATATCATGGAGACTCCGAACATTAATAAAAATCACAGGATAATTTCTAATTACTGATCTTTTTTActttacacaaataattttgACATGACCAGATACGATCGATATTCATAACGATTCATGACCAGATATGATATttcaataattatatttaagcCCTGCGTTGCCCAGGATCTCTTTCTTTCTTAATCAGATAGTCTGCTGGTGGATGTTTAAGAGGGTGtttctcaggaaccagacagagtttttgaagtaaatatttttgcaaccTGGCAAAAGGCACGAAGCTTGTCTGcgaagtttaaaataaaataggcTAAAAAGGAAGAATATGCAGTGTTCACTAAGGCTAGTATACACACAAGGATATAGTAGCATTTATCAATATTTAATACCGTGGCAATACAAGATTAATGCAATAACTTCAACTTAAAGCTTgttttcatgaagttttgaaatatataataataaaagtatattcatagaaaatacaatatatttactGTATTAAATGTAT
Proteins encoded in this window:
- the LOC137403856 gene encoding DNA primase small subunit-like; its protein translation is MEKDIKTKCPHKIDLGAVYTCSPKMRDMVRAGEFVAQYKELVFDIDMTDYDDVRTCCSGASICLKCWPLMTMAMRIIHRALTEDFGFKHLLWVYSGRRGVHCWVCDERARKLGAAARGAVAEYLSLVKGGNNTKKKVVLKYNNVHPSVRKSLQIISEYFEDYVTKKQDLLSTPEKFETIKGLITDDKTLKCLKQLADTDKLGETTVQRWAGLKAAFLSSMSEEGAKCLDAELYEMPHNMKEIMLQYAYPRLDVNVSTGVNHLLKSPFCIHPKTGRVCVPIDINKVEKFDPFQVPTLHELTEELAHWKGEANLHNYKKTSLRSYIATFDRFLKGLTNDPVSDIKHEKMDTSESIHAAVKSF